A stretch of Zymoseptoria tritici IPO323 chromosome 1, whole genome shotgun sequence DNA encodes these proteins:
- a CDS encoding uncharacterized protein (Histidine Kinase), translating into MLSKARMEESHVKTVSLARGTVSTPGVGAIGIPTSAPYPRRSLERAFTTRSSSPDGMLNSIGIVELLEQDERPTFIVDLGDSTNYGPGPLHPVFLNQSLKGYDGMLGIISGTSPGNDSPGVKTFLQFKAWMLSATVNGESLNMCNLIMASPHPAAMYWGEDYIAIYNEAYIVLAGSKHPELMGQSYRSAWTEIWDEVKDVFASAKVTGEATMKDDDCLFIRRSNALEETYFSWSIIPMVGRDGSVVGLYNPAFEKTRRKIAERRMLTLREVGERTASARDVKGFWAQVLGSFEFNEYDSPFLLLYSVTDENDSDTSSMHSNSILASRQCMLEGSLGFPEDHQATPSQIDLKTGMEGFGPVFREVMKTDKPVLLEVGSRDLPESLLEGLENRGFGDPVRAVVVCPIHPTTGEAVLGFLVMGVNPRRPYDDDYSLFVQLLSRQLGTSLASVVLFEEEIRRGQRAAKLAAMDRIELSEQLAARTQEAIESETKFTRMAEFAPVGMFIAGSDGKITFANDTWYDISRVPKNSDMADTWMQAVKPDDQPIVEQLWRDLAVNTKAVSSEFRFKAQWHDRNGSSGDTWVLFSGYPERYDDGRLKSIFGSITDISQQKWAEGIQTRKMEEAVELKRQQENFIDMTSHEMRNPLSAILQCSDEIATSLARFRQDGSKDMPDDLLASCLDAAQTISLCSQHQKRIVDDILTLSKLDSQLLLVTPVDAQPLTVVQRALKMHEGELQAADIQMKFVVDQSFRTLDLDWVRFDPSRVLQVLINLTTNAIKFTGTESKRTITVTIAASSQRPDNSGPVKYFPTRKKNKDTMSEQEWGDGEKVFIHFSVRDTGRGLSSEEKKLLFIRFSQASPRTHVQYGGSGLGLFISRELTELQGGEIGVESEAGKGSVFAFYVAARKIPPPQENDSATAASGIKALQNAASRGKSASASQASQLTGTGTVTSTPRAEQVRQALKPKDLVKRVLIVEDNLVNQRVLQKQLKNIGTEVHLANHGGEALEKLMKSTYWRGGKGERLELGVVLMDQEMPVMDGLTCTRKIRELEKEGKLTGHVPIIAVTANARAEQVQTALDAGMDDVVSKPFRIPELVPKIEELMALYPMPPA; encoded by the exons ATGCTCAGCAAGGCGCGGATGGAAGAGAGCCACGTTAAGACGGTGAGCTTGGCACGCGGCACAGTCAGTACACCTGGGGTTGGAGCAATAGGGATACCCACGAGCGCTCCATACCCGAGGAGGAGCTTGGAGCGTGCATTCACAACCCGGAGCTCTAGTCCTGA CGGTATGCTGAATTCTATAGGCATTGTGGAATTATTGGAGCAAGACGAGCGACCTACATTTATCGTAGATCTGGGCGACAGCACAAATTATGGACCTGGACCTCTTCACCCCGTATTTTTGAACCAGTCCTTGAAGGGCTACGATGGCATGCTGGGCATCATTTCAGGCACCTCACCCGGAAACGATTCACCTGGCGTGAAGACCTTTCTACAGTTCAAGGCGTGGATGCTGAGTGCGACTGTCAACGGCGAGAGCTTGAAT ATGTGCAATCTCATCATGGCATCGCCTCATCCAGCTGCGAT GTACTGGGGCGAGGACTACATAGCCATCTACAACGAAGCCTACATCGTTCTGGCGGGATCTAAACATCCTGAGTTGATGGGCCAGAGCTACCGCAGCGCGTGGACCGAGATCTGGGACGAAGTCAAAGACGTATTTGCCTCCGCGAAGGTAACAGGTGAGGCGACCATGAAAGACGACGATTGTCTATTCATCCGCCGTAGTAATGCGCTAGAGGAGACGTATTTTTCCTGGTCCATCATTCCAATGGTTGGACGCGACGGCAGTGTCGTCGGTCTCTACAATCCAGCATTCGAAAAGACTCGCCGTAAGATTGCTGAGCGGAGAATGTTGACATTGAGAGAAGTGGGCGAGAGAACTGCATCCGCGAGAGACGTGAAAGGGTTTTGGGCGCAAGTTCTCGGCTCGTTCGAGTTCAACGAGTACGACAGCCCGTTTCTGCTGCTCTACTCTGTCACGGATGAGAATGACAGCGATACGAGTAGTATGCATTCCAACTCGATCCTCGCATCGAGGCAGTGTATGCTTGAGGGCTCACTCGGGTTCCCGGAGGACCATCAGGCGACGCCGAGTCAGATCGATCTCAAAACTGGAATGGAGGGGTTCGGACCGGTGTTCAGGGAGGTGATGAAGACGGACAAGCCGGTGCTACTAGAGGTCGGAAGTCGAGATCTGCCCGAAAGTCTGCTGGAAGGGCTTGAGAATCGAGGTTTTGGCGATCCTGTGAGAGCGGTGGTCGTCTGCCCGATTCATCCTACAACAGGTGAGGCGGTCCTGGGATTCCTGGTGATGGGCGTCAACCCGAGACGACCTTACGATGATGACTACAGCTTGTTCGTACAGCTATTGAGTCGTCAGCTTGGGACCTCGCTCGCGTCCGTTGTCCTTTTCGAGGAGGAAATTCGCAGAGGGCAAAGAGCGGCCAAGCTGGCGGCAATGGATCGCATCGAGCTCTCCGAGCAACTGGCTGCCCGGACTCAGGAAGCTATCGAGAGCGAGACCAAATTCACCCGCATGGCAGAGTTCGCGCCCGTTGGAATGTTCATTGCAGGCAGCGACGGCAAGATAACGTTCGCCAACGACACGTGGTATGACATTTCTCGGGTGCCGAAGAACTCCGACATGGCGGACACCTGGATGCAGGCGGTGAAGCCCGACGATCAACCCATTGTGGAGCAGCTATGGAGAGATCTTGCGGTCAACACGAAAGCGGTTTCCAGCGAATTCCGCTTCAAAGCGCAATGGCACGATCGGAATGGCAGCAGCGGCGACACTTGGGTATTGTTTTCTGGATACCCAGAACGCTATGATGATGGACGTTTGAAGAGTATTTTCGGCAGTATAACAGATATCAGCCAGCAGAAATGGGCTGAAGGCATTCAGACAAGGAAAATGGAGGAAGCAGTGGAATTGAAGAGGCAGCAGGAGAACTTCATCGACATGACCTCTCACGAAATGAGGAACCCGTTATCGGCGATCTTGCAATGCTCGGATGAGATTGCCACTTCACTGGCACGGTTCAGACAGGATGGCAGCAAAGACATGCCCGATGATCTGCTGGCGAGCTGTTTGGACGCCGCACAGACGATCAGCTTGTGCAGTCAACATCAGAAGCGGATCGTGGACGACATTTTGACACTGAGCAAGCTCGACTCGCAACTCCTGCTCGTCACACCTGTGGATGCGCAACCCCTGACAGTCGTGCAGCGCGCTTTGAAGATGCACGAAGGCGAACTTCAAGCTGCCGACATTCAGATGAAGTTCGTTGTCGACCAATCCTTCCGCACTCTCGACCTAGACTGGGTACGATTCGATCCAAGCCGTGTCTTGCAGGTCCTGATCAACCTGACCACCAATGCCATCAAATTCACCGGCACCGAGAGTAAACGGACCATCACCGTCACCATCGCCGCTTCCAGTCAACGGCCCGACAACAGTGGTCCCGTCAAGTACTTCCCTACtcgcaagaagaacaaggacacaATGAGCGAGCAGGAATGGGGCGACGGTGAGAAGGTTTTCATCCATTTCTCCGTACGCGACACTGGAAGGGGCCTCAGCtcagaggagaagaagctaCTTTTCATTCGTTTCTCACAGGCTTCGCCTCGCACACACGTGCAATACGGTGGTTCGGGCTTGGGACTCTTCATCAGTCGCGAGTTGACCGAACTCCAAGGCGGCGAGATCGGCGTCGAGAGCGAAGCAGGCAAAGGATCCGTCTTCGCCTTTTACGTGGCCGCGCGCAAAATTCCGCCACCACAGGAGAACGACTCCGCGACAGCCGCGTCTGGTATAAAAGCACTGCAAAACGCGGCTTCGCGCGGTAAATCCGCGTCTGCGAGTCAAGCGAGCCAGCTTACCGGCACCGGCACGGTGACCTCCACACCTCGCGCTGAGCAAGTCCGCCAGGCTCTCAAGCCCAAAGACCTTGTCAAGCGCGTGCTCATCGTAGAAGACAATCTGGTCAATCAACGTGTGCTGCAGAAACAGCTCAAGAACATCGGCACGGAAGTCCACCTCGCTAATCACGGCGGTGAAGCTCTCGAAAAACTCATGAAGTCGACGTACTGGCGTGGCGGAAAGGGCGAACGGCTAGAGTTGGGCGTTGTGCTGATGGATCAGGAGATGCCGGTCATGGATGGCCTGACGTGTACGAGGAAGATCCGCGAATTGGAAAAGGAAGGCAAGTTGACGGGTCATGTGCCGATCATTGCGGTTACGGCGAATGCGAGGGCGGAACAGGTCCAGACGGCGCTGGATGCTGGGATG GACGACGTCGTCTCGAAGCCTTTCCGCATTCCAGAGCTGGTGCCTAAGATCGAGGAGTTGATGGCTTTGTACCCGATGCCGCCAGCGTGA